Proteins encoded within one genomic window of Haematobia irritans isolate KBUSLIRL chromosome 5, ASM5000362v1, whole genome shotgun sequence:
- the LOC142239887 gene encoding uncharacterized protein LOC142239887, giving the protein MYLEKMRKHTTIISLDFEKAFDKIGIHAIIQQLVDWKIGPKIINYIISFMSNRRFTGSPISVILFLIAYDKLCKIFRMNKSIDFTAFADDFNIIVSSNKQKNPRINLNETFNNIQRWSVTSGASLSSTKCKFIHICRKQSCVCLLESSDYILNEANSLRILGLHINKRYSWSTHIDKLIGSLQKHLNIIKCLACKSYNCSTDTLISIVNALILSRIRFTLPFYGSSPKSYLNKINTVINSALRLCFGAFRTTPTSNLYIESNILPLTAQFRLSLYKQARIYLYEPNDPLRIVLRKCLNRKKVPRIPSVIYRVTEECKKLGLFSVLPKTNRLKRFPPWFLMSGCVDLTLSRYNKLQHNPILFETLHKKSQEDMPSHEFLYTDASKSQDCVSYSVVGNQSIWKTSILPNHTSTFTAELIAIFEAIKIVSTKRGKFAICSDSLSALKRIRNITANDFYTDYIRSKLIDKHPKIVLIWTPGHCNITGNEFADNVAKQGLKSPLIGTENFNLRDSYRFVQEHLKANDIPFLHPSPWYRSINPSRISIKDYLNSDLSKLSRLDLIKIFRLRLGHTLLSHGHLINAPNLPSCNCNVPNRTLDHIMRECNDTRTIQHNAFKGENPISFISNPTTHNALTNVRVTNADGRDSTNNGKQVAMGK; this is encoded by the exons AGGAAGCATACTACTATAATATCCTTGGATTTCGAGAAAGCTTTCGATAAGATAGGCATACATGCAATAATTCAACAGCTGGTAGATTGGAAAATTGGGCCTAAGATAATTAACTATATCATCAGCTTTATGTCGAACAGAAGATTTACC GGATCTCCGATATCAGTTATTTTATTCCTTATTGCATATGATaaactttgcaaaatcttccgcaTGAACAAATCAATTGATTTTACCGCTTTTGCTGACGACTTTAACATTATTGTTTCTTCCAATAAACAGAAAAATCCGCGGATTAACCTAAACGAAACGTTCAATAATATCCAACGGTGGAGTGTTACTTCGGGAGCTTCCTTATCCTctacaaaatgtaaatttattcaCATCTGCCGCAAACAATCTTGCGTATGCCTACTAGAATCTTCCGATTACATACTAAATGAAGCAAATTCCTTACGGATTCTTGGCTTGCACATAAATAAGAGATACTCTTGGAGTACTCATATTGACAAACTCATTGGCTCCCTTCAAAAACATTTGAACATTATAAAGTGTTTAGCTTGCAAGTCCTACAATTGCAGTACAGACACACTCATATCCATTGTGAATGCATTGATTCTATCTCGTATACGGTTTACGCTTcccttctacggttcctcccctAAGTCTTATCTTAATAAAATCAACACAGTAATTAATTCTGCTCTTAGACTCTGCTTCGGAGCGTTTAGAACAACTCCTACTAGTAATCTATATATTGAGTCCAATATATTGCCTTTGACTGCACAATTTAGATTATCGTTATATAAGCAAGCCAGAATCTACTTATATGAACCCAATGATCCTTTAAGAATAGTTCTTCGGAAATGCCTTAATAGGAAAAAAGTACCTAGAATACCATCAGTGATTTATAGGGTTACTGAAGAATGTAAAAAACTAGGTCTATTTTCAGTACTACCCAAAACTAACCGTCTGAAACGCTTCCCTCCATGGTTTCTAATGTCAGGATGCGTAGATTTGACCCTTAGTAGATATAACAAACTTCAACATAatccaattttatttgaaactttACATAAGAAAAGCCAAGAGGATATGCCTAGCCACGAATTTCTTTACACAGATGCTTCGAAATCACAGGATTGTGTGTCATACAGCGTAGTAGGGAACCAAAGTATTTGGAAAACATCAATTCTTCCTAACCACACTTCAACATTTACCGCTGAATTAATAGCAATATTCGAAGCAATTAAGATAGTCTCCACCAAGAGAGGGAAATTTGCAATTTGTTCTGATTCACTGTCCGCCCTTAAAAGGATCAGGAATATTACTGCGAACGACTTCTACACAGATTACATAAGAAGTAAATTGATAGATAAACATCCTAAAATTGTGCTTATTTGGACCCCTGGTCACTGCAATATAACAGGTAATGAATTCGCAGATAATGTAGCAAAGCAGGGCTTAAAATCTCCTTTGATAGGAAcagagaattttaatttaagagaTTCATACAGGTTCGTTCAAGAGCATTTAAAAGCCAATGATATCCCCTTTTTACATCCGAGTCCTTGGTATAGATCAATAAATCCTAGCAGAATTTCAATCAAGGATTATCTAAACTCTGACCTATCAAAACTTTCAAGATTAGACCTAATAAAGATTTTTAGATTAAGATTAGGCCATACTTTACTTTCACACGGTCACCTCATCAATGCCCCAAACCTCCCAAGTTGTAATTGTAATGTGCCTAATAGAACTCTTGATCATATTATGCGTGAATGCAATGACACGCGAACCATACAACATAATGCATTTAAAGGGGAAAAccctatttcatttatatccaaTCCTACTACACATAAC GCACTAACTAATGTACGTGTAACTAATGCAGATGGACGCGACAGTACCAATAACGGTAAACAAGTAGCTATGGGTAAATAA
- the LOC142239888 gene encoding uncharacterized protein LOC142239888 — translation MRSLENAFNVNLAALNSMMKQGQNVRDKYYLQKKYERLEDQMRRLRDIHTEMVKEGDVNDFTEDQWEQAVSDLNEEQEKIMETSMALESTDKKTIKLEKIRIPEFSGRLEDWNTFYGLFRALIHEDENSSGQERMFRLKTALKGDALQLIRNMPLSSTGYKTAVETLQQRYDNKRNLFNHYLDKLIDQPNINSSSTASIKQLLDASIECIEGIKSMNLKLEDAYPILAHMILRKLDVETRLQYEQTIQKSTEIQDIGDILKFLQQRYQILKSVWTTDERSKSLKQFRFKPAAATEYDNKFKCGYCRKAGHKTFQCREYATLRVQERIEWVNKNEICRNCLVHKATRRCRSKISCYTCKGLHHTSLHINKSETFEDSSETTLTALNEAHHVLIATAQIRVKSNQNGFITLRALIDPCAQTSLISEEAVNILQLPKLKTDVTLQGLGGVIAGKAKSKVNIDVKPRFISDYVLNIEAIVLPKLASVQQDPTCEYNIDNWDNITLADPDFASSDRIDVLIGSDVYHEIIQQGILKTDKLLAQETKLGWILSGSISANDRSDEKIVATTTIKRDKKCEGITENENVVRDNVCVENYSSTNTNDQHFVRRIFKNHIKWEGSSQRARTRVLNIRKK, via the coding sequence ATGAGATCGCTCGAAAATGCGTTTAATGTAAATCTGGCCGCATTGAATTCTATGATGAAACAGGGACAGAACGTAAGAGATAAATACTACTTACAAAAAAAGTACGAGAGGTTGGAAGATCAAATGAGGAGGCTCCGTGATATTCATACGGAAATGGTGAAAGAAGGAGATGTCAACGATTTTACGGAAGACCAATGGGAGCAAGCAGTCTCTGATTTGAATGAGGAGCAGGAGAAAATAATGGAAACATCCATGGCTTTAGAATCAACGGACAAGAAGACCATCAAGTTAGAAAAAATAAGAATTCCGGAGTTTAGTGGACGCCTGGAAGACTGGAATACATTCTATGGACTATTCCGGGCTCTGATACACGAAGATGAGAATTCATCTGGCCAGGAGAGGATGTTTCGGTTAAAAACTGCATTGAAAGGAGACGCATTGCAACTGATCCGAAACATGCCGTTGTCTAGTACCGGATATAAAACAGCGGTAGAAACTTTGCAACAAAGGTACGACAACAAACGGAACCTTTTCAACCATTATTTGGACAAGCTTATAGATCAACCGAACATAAATTCGTCATCAACTGCCAGTATTAAGCAACTACTGGATGCATCGATTGAGTGCATTGAAGGCATCAAATCGATGAATTTGAAATTAGAAGATGCGTATCCGATTCTTGCGCATATGATATTACGAAAATTGGATGTGGAAACACGTCTGCAATACGAGCAGACAATACAAAAATCTACGGAAATTCAGGACATTGGTGACATTCTAAAATTCCTGCAGCAACgataccaaatattaaaatcagTATGGACAACAGATGAGAGAAGCAAATCACTGAAGCAATTCAGGTTTAAACCTGCGGCAGCTACTGAGTACGATAACAAATTTAAGTGCGGTTATTGTAGGAAGGCAGGACATAAAACGTTCCAATGCAGGGAATATGCCACTTTAAGGGTTCAGGAGAGAATAGAATGGGTAAATAAGAACGAGATATGCCGTAATTGCTTGGTTCACAAAGCCACAAGAAGATGTAGGAGCAAAATAAGTTGCTATACATGCAAAGGGCTACATCACACAAGTCTACATATTAATAAATCCGAGACTTTTGAAGATAGCAGCGAAACGACTTTGACAGCATTGAATGAAGCACATCACGTTTTAATTGCAACCGCACAGATACGTGTAAAATCGAATCAGAACGGATTCATAACTTTGAGAGCGTTGATCGATCCCTGCGCGCAAACCTCATTAATAAGTGAGGAAGCCGTAAACATTCTGCAACTCCCAAAACTAAAAACCGATGTAACTCTACAGGGACTTGGGGGAGTAATAGCCGGCAAAGCGAAATCTAAAGTCAATATTGATGTCAAACCACGGTTCATCAGTGACTATGTTTTGAACATAGAAGCAATCGTGCTTCCTAAACTGGCTTCCGTACAACAAGATCCCACGTGTGAGTACAATATTGATAATTGGGATAACATTACTCTTGCAGATCCAGACTTTGCGTCATCAGACAGAATAGATGTGTTGATTGGGAGTGACGTCTATCATGAAATTATTCAACAAGGTATTCTCAAAACAGATAAATTGCTGGCGCAGGAAACAAAGCTAGGATGGATATTATCTGGATCCATTTCAGCAAACGATAGGAGTGATGAAAAAATTGTAGCCACCACTACGATAAAAAGAGATAAAAAATGTGAAGGTATTACAGAAAACGAAAACGTGGTAAGGGACAACGTTTGTGTGGAGAACTACTCATCAACTAATACGAATGACCAGCACTTTGTAAGACgtatattcaagaaccatattaaATGGGAAGGCTCAAGTCAACGGGCAAGGACACGAGTCCTGAATATAAGGAAGAAGTGA